The Lampris incognitus isolate fLamInc1 chromosome 17, fLamInc1.hap2, whole genome shotgun sequence genome contains a region encoding:
- the si:ch1073-13h15.3 gene encoding inactive all-trans-retinol 13,14-reductase: MWLLVILLCLVIWLGGTYWYLFGKPSPFSLESVRPPGPRELDQKKRDKVIKQGFSLDRVPQDLDVIVIGSGIGGLTAAATLAKAGKKVLVLEQHDQAGGCCHTFIEKGFEFDVGLHYIGQLHENSLLRIAFDQITEGQLEFQELDQHFDTIHIGLGEEKREYTILTGKTEMEAHLKKQFPDDVAAIETFFKIMKVSAKKTHYLATLKLIPRWLSLFLLKSRIAHLVSPIFNLSGTCATDFVNTLTSNKDLHIIFSYLFYGVPPKDSSIVINALLIHHYKRGAYYPKGGASEIAFNIIRTIQKHGGNCLVRAPVSQILVNDKGAACGVKVSRGQEEVEVHAPVVVSNCGIFTTFQKLLPPEISVKQSIQDRLDMMRHGRGSFLVFSGFDGTQEELGLVSTNFWLFKNNDLDTSMEEFFALSKEEAPENIPMMFITMPSAKDPEAKIRHPGKSCMTILTMVKYEWFEDWQDTTVRKRGDEYYKYKMRFAKHLFDWACTIFPKIKNKLVFQEVATPLTNMHYLGAQRGAMYSAEHNLDRFHAEAVARNRCDTPVKNLYISGQDVFSCGIAGALHGGLLCASTVLKHIIYIDLLLLKKKLKRRKAKELAQLTKKKLQ; encoded by the exons ATGTGGCTGTTGGTTATCTTGCTCTGCTTGGTGATATGGCTCGGTGGAACATACTGGTACCTATTTGGGAAACCGAGCCCTTTCTCACTGGAGTCAGTAAGACCCCCTGGCCCTCGTGAACTTGATCAGAAGAAGAGGGACAAAGTCATCAAACAAG GTTTCAGCCTCGACAGGGTGCCACAAGATCTGGATGTCATCGTCATTGGTAGTGGGATTGGCGGGCTTACAGCTGCAGCCACACTGGCCAAAGCAGGGAAGAAGGTGCTGGTCCTGGAACAGCATGACCAGGCAGGGGGCTGCTGCCACACCTTCATAGAGAAAGGCTTTGAGTTTGATGTCG GGCTTCACTACATCGGGCAGCTCCATGAGAACAGCTTGCTACGCATCGCCTTTGACCAGATCACTGAGGGCCAGCTGGAGTTCCAGGAGCTGGATCAGCACTTTGACACCATTCATATCGGCCTGGGTGAGGAGAAACGGGAATACACCATCCTCACGGGTAAGACTGAAATGGAAGCCCACCTGAAGAAACAGTTCCCTGATGACGTGGCTGCCATTGAGACGTTCTTCAAAATCATGAAG GTGTCAGCTAAAAAGACCCATTACCTGGCGACTCTGAAGTTGATCCCACGGTGGTTGTCTTTGTTTCTGCTTAAGTCCCGCATTGCACACCTGGTCTCCCCCATCTTCAACCTCTCTGGCACATGTGCAACTGACTTTGTGAATACCCTGACCAGTAACAAGGACCTCCACATCATCTTTTCTTACCTTTTCTATG GTGTTCCTCCAAAGGACTCAAGCATTGTGATCAACGCCCTCCTGATCCATCACTACAAGCGGGGTGCTTACTACCCTAAAGGAGGCGCCAGTGAGATCGCCTTTAATATCATCCGTACCATCCAGAAACATGGGGGCAACTGTCTTGTCAGAGCTCCCGTCTCCCAGATCCTGGTCAATGACAAGGGAGCAGCTTGTG GTGTAAAAGTGAGCAGAGGCCAGGAGGAAGTAGAGGTGCACGCTCCGGTGGTGGTCTCCAACTGTGGCATCTTCACCACCTTCCAGAAACTTCTGCCTCCTGAGATCAGCGTCAAGCAAA GTATTCAGGACAGACTGGACATGATGAGACATGGCAGGGGATCATTTTTGGTCTTCTCTGGTTTTGATGGGACGCAGGAGGAGTTAGGCCTTGTGTCCACCAACTTTTGGCTGTTCAAAAACAATGACCTCGACACCTC GATGGAAGAGTTTTTTGCGCTGAGCAAGGAGGAGGCACCAGAAAACATTCCCATGATGTTCATCACAATGCCATCTGCCAAAGACCCCGAGGCCAAGATAAGACACCCCG GAAAATCTTGCATGACAATACTGACGATGGTGAAGTACGAATGGTTTGAGGATTGGCAAGACACAACGGTGCGCAAGAGGGGTGATGAATATTACAAGTACAAGATGAGATTTGCAAAGCATCTCTTTGACTGGGCTTGCACCATATTCCCCAAAATCAAAAACAAG CTGGTCTTCCAAGAAGTGGCTACGCCATTGACCAACATGCACTACCTGGGGGCGCAGCGTGGAGCCATGTACTCCGCCGAACACAATCTGGACCGCTTTCACGCCGAGGCCGTAGCAAGGAACAGATGTGACACCCCTGTTAAAAACCTCTACATCTCTG GCCAGGACGTGTTCAGTTGCGGGATAGCTGGCGCGCTGCACGGAGGACTCCTCTGCGCCTCCACAGTCCTAAAGCACATAATCTACATCGACCTGCTCCTCCTCAAGAAGAAGCTgaagaggaggaaggccaaagagctgGCCCAGCTAACGAAGAAGAAACTGCAGTGA
- the gngt2b gene encoding guanine nucleotide-binding protein G(I)/G(S)/G(O) subunit gamma-T2b, giving the protein MARDMSDKEILKMELDQLKKEVSTPRTPMGANCAETIAFVEGLAADDPLIKGVPDDKNPYKGDKGGCIIT; this is encoded by the exons ATGGCTCGGGATATGTCAGATAAAGAGATCCTGAAAATGGAGCTGGATCAGCTGAAGAAAGAAGTTAGCACACCCCGGACACCA ATGGGTGCCAACTGTGCAGAAACCATTGCTTTTGTGGAGGGCCTGGCAGCAGACGACCCTCTGATCAAAGGCGTCCCGGATGACAAGAACCCTTACAAGGGAGACAAGGGAGGCTGCATAATAACATAG